Genomic segment of Deltaproteobacteria bacterium:
AGCATCTCGGCCGGGACGGGACCGGGTTCGACCTCCGGCAGCTTTAAGGAAGGCTCAGGTGTTGGCTCGACCCTGGCCGGCTCCTTGTCCTGCCCCTTCCAAATTTTTTTCAGCTTTGAAAAGAAACCCATGGCGTCTCCTTGGGCCGGTTCAGCCCTCAAGATGGACGAAGACCTCTTCCCACAGCACCTTGCCCCGCTGTTTTTTGAGACTTCGCAACAAAACGTAGATGGCCCCGGCCCCGCCGTGACGGGGCTGGGCCGTGGCAAAGGCCAGGACGATCCTCTTCAGTGGATACCTGGTCAACCAGACCTGAAGCTCTTGACGGAGTACGCTCATCCCATGTGGGGAGTTCCGCCCCCGCCCTGTGACCACCAGCACACATTTCCGGCCCGACACGTAGCTCGACCGAATGAACTCTGTCAGGGCGATCTGGGCCTGGTCGGAATTCATGCCGTGGAGGTCGAGATGGTTCTCGACACTGAACACCCCGGCCTTGAGCTTGTCCAAAGTCCTCTGATCCAGCCCCTGGACTCGGCCCTGCATGTACTCGTTGGTGAATTCGAGCAGAAACTCGCACTCGCCGTTGACAATCCTGGCCAGATCCCGGACCGGATCGTGGGGCTCGGCTGGGCTGCGACCCACCGCCTGGACGACCGGTGTTGGAACCTCCCGCCCCCGGCCCTTGAGCGGCTTGATCCCGGTCATGGCCTGCTCGAACAGGGTCTGCTCTTCCTCGGACTCGGTTCGGGTCGGCTCGGCCTTCTCAACCTTGGCCTTGGAACG
This window contains:
- a CDS encoding DNA mismatch repair protein MutS: MQQPFKNLAQALGLSTEEERKRTRAAEVKARAKSARSKAKVEKAEPTRTESEEEQTLFEQAMTGIKPLKGRGREVPTPVVQAVGRSPAEPHDPVRDLARIVNGECEFLLEFTNEYMQGRVQGLDQRTLDKLKAGVFSVENHLDLHGMNSDQAQIALTEFIRSSYVSGRKCVLVVTGRGRNSPHGMSVLRQELQVWLTRYPLKRIVLAFATAQPRHGGAGAIYVLLRSLKKQRGKVLWEEVFVHLEG